A window of the Fusarium poae strain DAOMC 252244 chromosome 3, whole genome shotgun sequence genome harbors these coding sequences:
- a CDS encoding hypothetical protein (TransMembrane:1 (i12-34o)) — MVQPRLRTRWSIVLKTIAIILLPLLFGFLLRYVVDNIPSHPAWVTESLEITPLSIPLAKPISYIYREWTDAFLPLLIQIPLPFEHNGQASVAYLDGMLYLEINRVYMGLYLWKTSQVPGPDPSVLEFFKDAKKAAPEDLDDHPEKFGYRLLQGEWVLWFVHFFETSPTIQQKINHCALLWKKVRDMNLEALENLKKLDERYSWLDTAGAALLQVRQEWELPSPHHDHWWYPFLAKDTSMLDMLDSINFTVTRLIPWIQPNRLLVTQAIKKLEHLNDVIEAEKKTWDTVEAGGGVVVDDVLSPGSTRWIWNTKRVIKSWDRLAEWELTAMVDEWEASYNRVEADDLERPRFPRRTRPSKQPKEKPKWWWFYD, encoded by the coding sequence ATGGTACAACCTCGGCTTAGGACAAGGTGGTCCATTGTCCTGAAGACAATTGCCATTATCCTCTTGCCCCTCCTTTTTGGTTTCCTTTTGCGATATGTTGTGGACAACATCCCAAGCCATCCAGCTTGGGTTACGGAATCGTTAGAAATAACCCCCTTGTCTATACCGCTTGCAAAGCCTATCTCGTACATCTACCGCGAGTGGACAGACGCCTTTCTACCTCTCCTGATACAAATCCCGCTCCCGTTTGAACATAATGGTCAAGCTAGCGTTGCCTATCTCGATGGTATGCTTTATCTAGAGATAAACAGAGTATACATGGGCCTATATCTCTGGAAAACCAGCCAAGTGCCAGGTCCAGACCCCAGCGTACTTGAATTCTTCAAAGACGCCAAGAAAGCAGCCCCAGAGGACCTCGACGACCATCCTGAAAAGTTTGGATACAGGTTGCTGCAAGGCGAATGGGTGCTGTGGTTCGTGCACTTCTTCGAAACAAGCCCTACGATACAGCAAAAAATAAACCATTGTGCGTTGCTCTGGAAAAAGGTGAGGGACATGAACCTGGAGGCACTTGAAAATCTAAAGAAGCTTGATGAACGGTATTCCTGGTTGGATACTGCGGGGGCGGCGTTACTACAAGTAAGGCAGGAATGGGAGCTACCATCACCGCATCATGACCATTGGTGGTACCCCTTCCTAGCCAAAGATACCTCGATGCTCGACATGCTCGACTCGATAAATTTCACGGTGACACGACTCATCCCGTGGATACAACCGAATAGGCTTTTGGTAACTCAGGCCATTAAAAAGCTTGAACACCTCAATGATGTTATTGAAGCTGAGAAGAAGACATGGGACACTGTCGAGGCTGGAGGAGGTGTGGTGGTAGATGACGTTCTGTCACCTGGCTCGACGAGGTGGATTTGGAATACAAAGCGAGTGATTAAGTCTTGGGATCGACTTGCAGAGTGGGAGTTGACAGCTATGGTGGACGAATGGGAGGCTTCCTACAATAGAGTGGAGGCCGACGATCTTGAGCGACCTCGCTTTCCCAGACGGACCAGGCCAAGCAAACAGCCGAAGGAGAAGCCGAAGTGGTGGTGGTTTTACGATTGA